A region of the Drosophila suzukii unplaced genomic scaffold, CBGP_Dsuzu_IsoJpt1.0 scf_13, whole genome shotgun sequence genome:
ttcgtagtatccgttgagaatccttggagatatccttggactcttttcgtataatcctttgagaatccttggagatatccttggacttttttCGTTGTATCCTTCGAGGATCCTTGGagatatccttggacttttttCGTTGTATCCTTTGAGTCCTTGGAGATGACCTTGGactttcaatgttgtttttCGTATGTTGCGTCCGCTTGTTGTAGCCGCTCGCTTATGTTTTccgttttttgttgtttcagctcgcttacgtggatggtccgctctttctttgtgcTTATGTGtggtattttgcagattactggtgacgcaaattccatgacttggtaaggtccgtcgtatcttgggtCCAATTTTGCTGCGAGCCCCTCGGCCGCTTTCGATAAGTGGTGTTTTTTGGCCCACACGACATCACCCACCGTTGGCGATTTCTCTGAGTTTGTTGGCCTTCTCCGGGGTCTCAGTCGGTCGTCCGGTCCATACGGTctctctgtcgtatagggcgctcggtagtcttggttctctgccttgggtaacGAACGAtggtgtgtaacctgtggattctgaaacgctcgtgttaACTGCCACCATGATTTCCGGCCCTTTTTCGCCCCAGTTTCTTTGGTtatgccctgcgaactgcgctatTATTGTCTTCTTCGTCCTACTTGCTgtctcagtcgggttctcctaTCAGGTttatggagctgtgaactgttcCTTGGttcccatttcggccaggaaactcttgaaaattTTGATGGCAAACTGTACTCCGTTATCCGTTATGATTATTTTCGGGACCCCATAactcgcgattatgcgttctttaaaagctttcttaAGGGATTCGGCCGCCGCCCTTCGCAGCagcaccaactcagtccacttggagaaccggcCTATCAATACCACCAGCATTTCGTTGCTGAGGTCCGCACATACcgtccgcacataccgtagcccatggttcctctggcacctgcgtcagcattttcccagccatttccatctgattcggcttgaatctcatgcatgtctcgcatcctcgcacgtgggctccggcgtctctgtgcattcctggccagtaataCCGAGCTGCCAGACGTGCTGTTGTCTTTCGGCTTTGAGTCGTGGTTCTTCTTCCTCACCGTTTCTcgtagagctttcgggacgcacatcttccatgttgcgACGTCCTCGCCCGCTCTAAGAGGTATGTTCCTGTACAGGGTattaccctccatcacgtagtccgaatacttttgcggctgggtccttatcttttcgcgcatttccagaataaagctgcatgctgcagaagcttccgccgccgacaTCTCCTTGATCCCTCAAAGCGCTTCCGgtagtggctgccttgacaaagcgtctgccaccactttgagttgccctttcctgtgcgctatttcgaagtcgtactgctgcacatccagggcccatctggcgatcctccctgaagggctctctatgctgttgagccacttcagcgccATGTGGTCTGTTACAACTGTAAGTGGTAACCTTGCAGATCCGGCTTGAGCATTCGGATcacccagacgattgccaagcattCCATCTCGgtcgttgagtaattcttctaagcgccgttgagcgttaagcttgagtaagagatttTCGCgtcgttcagtttcctgggtcaagattgccccgatgccgtagtcgctcacgtcagtttgcaagatgaatggtttgtcgaaatccggtgtaacgaactgatttttgtatgtctgctcgctacgagattcgtgcggctagctcagaagattgtgcgttcgtcccaccaaatttatatgacgtgattgcccgtagatcagtgagaaaacaaagtgttcaacgggtaacagtgggatttattctcgtggtattggtacagcgggtgtgtggctatgctggtttctgtgtctccttgttctggttccgccggctgctggtgctcctccttctggcttctcgacgcgttgactcgtcctcctctggatcctgggtctcgggacgctcgtagtggccgcctctgcttgcttgccgacgcgttgcctcggggtcgcttgttgcgccttagacccgcagagaattcggccttgtgggcttagggaagcgtcaccgttctcagactagggtgaacaagccttgctctccaggctgacgcctttcgaggcaatactgtcccttgctctgtcccggacggtcccgctaggttcagtcaagactgcctagcggttcacttcgctttacgcctagcgcagacgaacgttccacccggcttcaccctaatgcgtgacgtccgcgacgctcctgcgctccccaatgagctccgcgcggcgatggtaacgtggctgccggaaatgtctgctggcgtcgctgtcgatgtcctctgcgctgtcttctggctagtatctcgttgttctggcgctcggggagctgtgcggtcgctgctcgggaacttcgccggtaatcgcagggctctccaggctgacgcctttcgaaaccacaaatcgatctaccgctcgtccgtcacgccaggtcctgcttggtcgggcaaggtacgctgggtcgcagacaattTTCCTCCCCAaactgacggctcttcgtcgtaggactcttttgcttgtctctgacagacccgccgggcgactcgccagggtgtggtcgtgacaaagttagaaaacaaacgccttgacttagccgcgtgatgcctttcagaactcagccacctgtgtctcaattcggagattcctgatgtcctaatcccgaacgtctcgacgtggcgatcttgctccttctatgcttcccacggcgctgcttccgacgactcgcttggttgtagctcccttgtagattacttgtttgactgattgctcacttggtactttgactgatcttgaaggcttgactcctcttgatcgactgatcccgctgccagcgctctgcggccttatatagggcctccaagcaccgttatttcccttttgcgcacggcccgctggatctctccactctgggtccaaagtccgtgcctcctggatgacccacttgtcctttatgtaccgcttccaatagatgttctgcccactgctgccgttccgctgattcccgtgccgcttgtggcacgcctgtgtgccgctccactgccgagatgtggcacttcctctcccggtccaaagttcacgggagagtccaaagtccagtggagttctGTTATCctcttctgcatacggcactcttgctctgcccgcgaagtctccattctctctcgatctccatccttggtctccaatctctctcgctctccttcattggtctccaaactctctcgctctccatccttggtctccaatctctctcgctctccttcattggtctccaaactctctcgctctccttcgttggtctccaaactctctcgttctccccgccgcgccgttactacgcgaattcgccgcgtatctggtaagcggccggccacctgctgctgcttctatttgtggggagttattcaactcctcacattccccccttacttcgggaaacatttaagactggttcctactctccggcgtttccttgcttatcctagcctttgagtccttgtgattcccgcggcgctccctcgttgctccctcgatgctccctcgacgctcttagttcccttgagtttctacagcgggggtcatcctcctcgtagcaactttaaatctcccgcgccgatatttcctgtgttcccactgggacggtgcggcgttgccacctgctcgtttgcgatatttccaccttggccgatatttccattgtcgtgtgcccatcgatcgcactatcgtccagtgccaatcgatcgcctatcgaggcgcccccttccctggctcgtggtgattttgcaatttttcatTGGTAAGTTCCTTTTACATTTCCTCTACTCCTTCTCATCTTATCCTTCTctctcctttcgtcctctctcgcccttcactcgtcctctatCGGCTGCATCGGACTCCATTTTGGCAGCTctcgagagcgggtgcggagaggacttcgcattcactttgcaaccgggacagcaggtaagtaatTGGCGTTCATTTCTTCATCCTGGACTAAGACCATTCGACTTACAGGTTGCTGGAGTGGCCTttgcatgccccgttcttcTTCCAGCCACCCCAATCAAACTCTGGGCCCCGTACCCCTTCTCTTGTTGTTTTGGAAAACCCTTGTGTTgttttgtgattttttttttttatttattgtgcGAAAACCCGGATGCCCGCGACTCCGAGCCTCACCCGGTATCTCCTCCCGCCATCGCAGACCAGGACGCACCGCCTGCCGCCCTTCCGCCGTGCCGTCGCGACCGCGGGTGCTTCCTCAATGCCCGCCGGCCACTCGCTCCTGGCGACCTCGCGCCAACCGCCTTCCTCCGGCGCCGATACCTGCCGCATGAACTGCGGCCGCGGGCGCGTTGATCCGGGCGTCGAACTTTGTCGTTGGAGTGGAGCCCTTTGGGTGGCCGCTGGCTCGGGCCACACCCATGGTCCTTTCTCCGGTGACTCCGCCTCCCCCGTCGTTGCCGTCGTCGCCGGTGTTGGCGGGCCCGTGCTTGGTGTCGGCGGGACCCATGCATCCTGTCGGCTCCTCGTCCGGGGGTCTCGAGGGTTCACCTTCGGTGCCCCTTCCTCCCATATCCTGGGCACCTCCGTCGTCGGTCCTGTCGCGGGCCCCTCGGGCCACGTCCACGTCACCGTCTGCTGCCGCCACCGCATACCCTCGGCCTCGAACGCCCGtgtgctgtggctcacgtgcGCGGCCGGCACCTCCGTCCGCACCACCGACGGCTCGTCCGCCCTTGCCTGGTGgacgtcctcctcctccggtTGCGGCATCGGCTGCGCGGTCGACTCCTCGCTCGGTGTCTGCTCCTCAGGTCGTCGTGGCTCCGCGTATCGCGGCGTGGGTGGCCGGGCCGGCCTCCACGGCGGCGTGGCCAACGGTGCTCCATCGTCGCCGTCCGTGAGCCACTCCCCCTCGTAGCGGGGAGTGGGTGGCACCTCGGGTAACCACCGCGGAGGGGATGGCGCGCGTGGTTCGTCCTCGACCTCGTCCCTCGGGCTGCGTTCCTCGGCCGCGTATCTGGGGGTGAGTGGCACCTCCCACGCGTCCTCCACCTGTGCCTCCCACAGCCGCCGCTCTTCTTCTTCCGCCTCTCGCAAGCGGGCATGCCACcgcgccgccgccgcctcgtGGTCCTGCCGCAGCCGCGCCTGTCTTCtcgcctcctcctccgtcgACCGTTGCTGCTCCTCGTCCGACGGCTCCCGGTCTCGGAACCGCTTCCGAGACTCCTCGGTGGCCCGACAGACCGCCTCCGAGTGGCTCCTCGGGAGTTCCTCTCCTCCGACGTCCGTCGTCCCGCGCGGTATGCGACCGCCCGCCGCCGCCTTCCGGAGTCGCCACTCTCTCTCCTCGACAGCGGGATCGCCGATCACCTCCACGTCGCTGTCGTCGCTCACCGTGGGTTCCGGTGCGGAGTCCTCGCCTCGAGTCCGCTCCAGGGCCCGCCGCGGAGCTCGGGTAGGCCGGGTctccgaccatccttgccccgggcgaGGTTCCTGGAGGGCCGCCATCCTCCTGCGTGTTTCGGCTCTGGTGACGCGTGTGCTCATGATGATGTTCTGAATTTTAGTGCTCGACCGTCGCCAGGCTCCCCATACATGAAACCTCGGTTGCGCGCCTTCCTTTTGCCCGATACCGTTATGTCCTTTCTTTGGGCGCTCGCTCtcttacggtacagctctctttgCTGTACCGTCTTCCCCCTTTCTTCGTAAACCACATGTTGTATTCCCTCAGATCACCGTGGCCCTCTGGATGCTGCGGTGCGTTGTACCTCCCGGTTCCGTAATTGACTTGATCACCTTTGGTGAGTATTCTTGGAAGTTGTCCTTGGGCCTACACCTTGCTTCGGGGCGTTCCTTGTTGGTATCCTTGGTGTCCTTGGGTTattattggggtatccttgagGTGTCTTTCGAGTcctattggggtatccttagGTATCCTTGGGGATCGTTGGGCCATCACTAGTGTATCCTTtgggtgtcctttgggtacACTTAGAGGTATTGTTGGGGCGTCCTTCGGGTATAGTTTGGGAACActtagggtatccttcgggtatAGTTTGGGCACActtagggtatccttcgggtgtcctttgggtatCCTTTAGAGGTGTTGTTGGGGTGTTCTTTGGGTATATTTCGGTCACActtagggtatccttcggggTCCTTTGGGTACGTGATGTGCTTTCGCTACTGTTTTGTCGACCTTGACCGTTTCCTTCCCGCTTGGCCTAAAcccggatgactctggcaactgcccgacgctgaatcctgatgcCTTGTGGTTGGATCCccatccatccttatccacgtccttctgacctatccttgtaattgtcctttctgcgtggcgtgtggatgactctcgcttaggcctgacgctgaatcctgatgcctcgcggttggatccccatccatccttatccacgtccttgtgacctatccttgtaattgtcctttctgcgtggcgtgtggatgactctcgcttaggcctgacgctgaatcctgatgcCTCGCGGTTGGATCCTCATtcatccttatccatgtccttgtgacctatccttgtaattgtcctttctgcgtggcgtgtggatgactctcgcttaggcctgacgctgaatcctgatgcCTCGCGGTTGGATCCTCATttatccttatccatgtccttgtgacttatccttgtaattgtcctttctgcgtggcgtgtggatgactctcgcttaggcctgacgctgaatcctgatgcCTTGTAGACTGGATCAACGTGAactccttatccatgtccttgcgacctatccttatggttgatctttctgcgtggcttgtggatgactctcgcttaggcctgacgcataatcctgtagcctcgcagtctggatcgacgtgaaatccttatccatgtccttgcgacctatccttatggttgatctttctgcgtggcttgtggatgactctcgcttaggcctgacgcataatcctgtagcctcgcagtctggatcaacgtgaaatccttctccatgtccttgtgctaCGCTGactgtcctttccgtgtggcgtattggtgactctcgcttcggcctgacgcctaatcctgtcgcctcgtacctgaCGTTTCTGCcgtctgctcgttttgttgttgcttgagctcgccaacgtgaactgtcctttctttttttgactgtgtgtggcgaattttgcagatcactggagagacgaaatctaccacctggtaagggccatcgtacctcggggctagttttgcggcgaatccttcggccgctttggacaggtgatgttccttggcccacactatgtcgcccaccgctggtgacctccttctcagattgtagtgtctggcttggtcctgggacgccttttccatatttcgccgcacgatctcgaatacctcttttagtttgttggcattttcctcaggggtctccgtagctcgtcccgtgcctagggtttccttatcatataggctgctgggtagacgtggttcccttccctgggtaagaaacgccggtgtatggccagtggattccgatgtgctcgtgttcactgctagcataatctccggccacttctcgtcccagtttctctggtcctgccctgcgaactgggcaatcatggtcttgaccgttctgtttgctcgttcggttggattctcttgtggtgtgtatggcgcggtgaattgttgactgatacccatctcagccaggaaatttttaaatatgcggcttgcaaactgtactccattgtccgttatgaccaccttcgggaccccgtaccttgcgattatgcgctccctaaatgcctttttgagcgactctgccgtcgcactgcgtaggggcaccagttccgtccatttcgaaaacctgtctatcatgaccagcagcatttgattcccgtgcttagatcttggtaggggtccaacgaagtctgcacataccgtggcccatggttcctccggcacttgggtcaacatcttcccagccgcctgcatctgattgggcttaaaccgcatgcaaatctcgcattttcgtacgtgggctcgggcgtctctatgcatacctggccagtagtatcgggctgccaaccgtgcaattgtccttcggcttcctacgtgtc
Encoded here:
- the LOC139354688 gene encoding fibrous sheath CABYR-binding protein-like → MAALQEPRPGQGWSETRPTRAPRRALERTRGEDSAPEPTVSDDSDVEVIGDPAVEEREWRLRKAAAGGRIPRGTTDVGGEELPRSHSEAVCRATEESRKRFRDREPSDEEQQRSTEEEARRQARLRQDHEAAAARWHARLREAEEEERRLWEAQVEDAWEVPLTPRYAAEERSPRDEVEDEPRAPSPPRWLPEVPPTPRYEGEWLTDGDDGAPLATPPWRPARPPTPRYAEPRRPEEQTPSEESTAQPMPQPEEEDVHQARADEPSVVRTEVPAAHVSHSTRAFEAEGMRWRQQTVTWTWPEGPATGPTTEVPRIWEEGAPKVNPRDPRTRSRQDAWVPPTPSTGPPTPATTATTGEAESPEKGPWVWPEPAATQRAPLQRQSSTPGSTRPRPQFMRQVSAPEEGGWREVARSEWPAGIEEAPAVATARRKGGRRCVLVCDGGRRYRVRLGVAGIRVFAQ